Part of the bacterium genome, TGTCATTCTTCAGAGTGTCCTAAGGAATCACAATATAACCGTTTATCCGGTTATATGCAACTCAAATGGTCAACAGGACATAAATAAAAGCGGATCAGATAATTATCTGATCCGCTGCGTGAGGGCGCCGGGGCTCGAACCCGGGACACCCGCCTTAAAAGGGCGGTGCTCTACCTAGCTGAGCTACGCCCTCGCCATGTTCCTATCTCGTTATCGTCTGCCGTCTCGCCGGTCCTACCGAGATGAGGGAGATTGGGATCTCGGTAAACTCCTGAATGAATTCGAGATAATCCTGTGCTGCCGAAGGCAATTCGTTCCAGGATTGTACTTGATCCACCGGCTCGTTCCAACCGCGAAGTTCTTGATAAACAGGTTTGATATTCATAAGAATCCGCGAGTCCGACGGGAAATGGCGGTAGGATCGAGTTCCATCCTCGTATCCCACACAAAC contains:
- a CDS encoding adenylosuccinate synthetase — its product is VCVGYEDGTRSYRHFPSDSRILMNIKPVYQELRGWNEPVDQVQSWNELPSAAQDYLEFIQEFTEIPISLISVGPARRQTITR